Genomic segment of Canis aureus isolate CA01 chromosome 16, VMU_Caureus_v.1.0, whole genome shotgun sequence:
GGGCCCGAGGACCCCGCCAGCGACGATGGCGATGGGCTGCCAGGGGACCGGCCACGATTGCGGAGCGAGAACCAGGTAGCAGCCGGGCCCCGAGGGACGTGGGAATAGGGGGTTAGGTGGGTGGCAGTGCTGAGGGGGCGGAGGTAGCAGTGGCGTTTAGCCGGCGGGTCTCGGTGAGGACTACGCGCGTCCCAGACGTGGTGGTGAGACAGGTGTGCGAGGCTTGCTGCAGGGAAGGCGGACAGGCCTGGGAACCTGATGCTGAGGGGTGTCCACCTAAGGTGTGGAAAGACGTACAAGTCTGGTGACGTGCGGGACGGAAGAAGAGTGGTGAGCAGAGTGTTCAGAGGGCAACAGCAACCAACCGAAGCAGTGCTGCTCCCGCTCACCTTGCCATTGCTTCATAATGTACCTATGGCCTGAGCACATTTGCCGATAGAGTACCCCGACCTGAGGTTGAGAACATTGGCTGATGAAGGGCAAGTGAACTGGAATCCATGGAAATTTAGATGTACTGCCTGTTCCTGTTTCCTGGGAATTGGGAAAATGTCTTTAGTATTTGGACTTTTGTGTGGATGGGAGCTTCCGTGAACAGCAGGATCACTTAGTAATTAAAAGAAACACGACTCTTGGTTATATGCATTTCCTTacgctgggtttttttttttttttttttgcatttcctcACGCTGGTATTTTAAACTCCCTTGCCCATCCTGCCTAATAACTAGGTAATTATAAatgattataatattataatatttataattataaattataattcccTTTGCTAACTGTGACAAGATCCTCCACTGAGTAATGAGAGTCAGTATGCCATGCCAAGGGAATATTTCCTTACAGTCTTTGAATCTCTGGAAGTGCACAGTCGCAGATAGCTTGTTGGAGGTATTGAAGAGACTTGTTGTCTTCTCCATCTTTTCATTCGTCAAGTTACAACCCATTTGTGCCTTTCTTCCCAATGAAATTTTAACCAAGAAGACTTATCAGTAGCAGATATTGGCTTATTTTAATCTGAAATGTTTCCAGTGCAGTCTTGTGTTTACTGTTCCACCCTTCTCTCCACATGCCCACAGCTCCTTACACAAGGAGCAGCCACCTTAAATTGCCAGACTCTTAAGGAATAGAAAGCATAGAAAGAATTCCTGTGGCCAGAGTCCTCCTCTTCAGGAGTGAGGAGCATCAAAGTTTCTTTGTGAATGTGGTGCTCTTTGGttattcattttcacttttggaaacagtacaacttaaaaaaaaaaaaaaaaaaagaaagaaagaaagtgatagagatgcctgggtggctcagtggttgagatctgcctttggtccagggcgtgatcctggaatccgggatccagtcccacatcaggctccctgcagggagcctacttttccctctgcctgtgtctctacctttctctgtgtctctcatgaataaataaataaaatcttaaaaaaaaaaaaagtgatagcaCCACTTTGGTACTACCTGATCAGGTGTCAGGCAcacaaaattacataaaatacttaagtgggggcagcccggtagctcaggggtttaacaccgccttcagcccagggcatgatcctggagaccaggaatcgagtcccacgtcgggctccctgcatggagcctggttctccccctgcctgtgtctctgcatctctctctctctctctctgtgtctctcatgaataaataaataaaatcttaaaaaaaaaatacttaagtggGGGGACATGTTTGAGCCAAATGCTTTTACTTCTTATTAGtcctagttttttttaaaagcagtatttATCTCACTGCATACTGGCCATGATTTCCATTATTCATTGCCTGAAACCGGAGCTCATTGTCTCCTGTTACCCTCATTTACCCCCATTCCAGTAAATAGCACACTGTAACCTCCATGGCAAATGACAGAGTTTGGCAGACATACTCGTGAAAACAGAATCGGAATTCataccctgtttttttttttttttttcttcttcttctttcttggcTTCACAAAGTTGGgatacaatgaaaacaaaaacagactttcCCTGTTCTTTCTCCTTGATCTGGCTAGACCATGTCATCCAGTCAGAACTCATTATTTGGAATGTGTCGTTCTGTGCTTGTTTTAGTTCAGTAGCATGTAGCAGATGTGTATTGAGAGCTTACCCTGTGCCAGACATGGTGCTAGGCATTGAGGGTGCAAAGTCAAGGCCTTTGCTCTAAAGGAATTCATAGCCTGGGGGACagaatcctcaacaaagtattacAAAGTGACTTGAgtaggatgcctggatggctcagctgtagagcttggctcagggcgtgatcccgtggatcctgggatgagtcccacattgggctccccagagggagcctacttctccctctccctctgcctgtatctctgcgctcccccctctctgtgtctctcatgaataaataaataaaaccttaaaaaaaaaaaaaaaacgaggagACACAAGCTAGAGAAGAAGTATGAACAGAACACAGAGCGAGAAGTGGTCAGCCTTGCCTAGGGAGATCTAGGAAACCTGAAGGATAGCTAGGCACTCCCATGGTGGGGTGAGGAATAGGATTCTAAGAAACCATGACACTCAGAAAGGTATATCCTGAGGAAGTACCCTGAGAAAAGGCTTGCTTTCATATTGAATAGAGCTAAAGTAGGaagattgcttttttaaaaatagtttgaacaaaaaaagtaaatttgttcttttgcatttgtTCTTTCATCTTCTGGAGGGCTTGGTAAGTACTATTTGAAGGTTAAATTTAATATCTTATAGACTGCTGGTTTAAAATGCAACCTTACACCCGCACGTGACTTGctagttttgctttgttttgtttttgatgcccAAAGTTAAGGAAGAACTAGTATTTGAGAACGTACTAGCAAGATTACCACCCTGAAgggtttttaatcatttaaatgcAGGAACTACCCAGCAGCCAACAGTGGAGAAAGGACTCACTGGTAGGGAAACTTAccagaccttttcttttttttcttttatttttttaacatggttACCTTCCCACTCCTATTCCTTGGCtttgggattttgttgttgttttttgttgttgttgttttgttttgtttttttgtttttcactgctCCAGGCACCTGctttaattcttttgattttaCAGAAGTCTATAATACATTGGAGGGGTTTTGAACCTTAAGAAAACCGGTTATGAGTTATAAATCCTTTCTCTACACCCTTATCTCTAGATTCTCTTGCAAATTTTGGCTGCAGAAAGTATTCAGGAGTTGATCTGTGGTAATTGGCTGTGGAGGATGGCATGTTTAGTTCCTGGGAGGCTGTCTTGGCTAAGATAAGTTGTCTTAATCCTGACTAGACCTTTTGGGCAGGGGGGTAGAAAAGCTGTCTTAACAAAGGCTTCATTATATTCATACTCTACTTCCCATGAAGGACAAGTATCTTCTTAAAACTTATTTAGTAAGTTGCCTTGGATGaaatctttattctcattttgaatCTATCTTATGAGTACTGTATGTCATTGGGATTATTTGGAAACATTATATGTTTCACTAGTCATTATTATAAGCTTGAGAGGATTCGTAATGTGCCCcggtttttccttttcctatgaaATAGACCtaagtattttcttgttttagagTGAGCAGGAAAAACGAGAACGTCTggaaacccagagggaaaagcagaaggaaCTTATACTACAGCTCAAAACCCAGCTAGATGACCTGGAAACGTTTGCTTATCAAGAGGGCAACTATGACTCCCTGCCACAGTCCGTGGTCTTGGAAAGACAGCGGGTGAGCAGACACTACAGGCGCCCCCACCACTAACCTAAGGTTATGTTGTCCTTTCTGGCATTCACGGGACGTTCTTTTTTAGCTTGTTCACCCTTGGCCTTAATGAGAATCCCTTTGCTGGCGCAAATCAAAGAGAAGTGGGACATGTCTTGATTCACACATGGAAACACAAGTTCCAAAGCCTTATAATATGATAATTGAGCTCTTTCTTTTGGGTGGTTATTAGTAAGaatagtaatatataataatgacaataataatttttcatttgattgtTAAAACAGTTCCACTTGGGCACATCCTACAATGTAAATTAGCTTTTTTCCCCACCACTGGTTGATAACTATTCCAGGAATCCAGACTGTCTTTAATGCCCTATTTATTTAAGCAACACCTGGGTAGACAGGTAAGTCTGCTGGTAGAGTACAGCTACAGTCTCCCCTACAAACATGTTTGTCTCACTGTGATGTGGCTGTTTCTCTGGCTGAGCTGGAGTTAAATTATCTGGATTTCAAACTGTTCCAATACTGTCACCGGGATATTTTGGCTATAAGACACTGATGTTTAGCAGAGATTTTTATTTGGTTGCGTAGAGTAGGGCAGGAAGGGTGGAGGAGGACTAGAAACGAAAGGAAATCAGTATTCATTCTCTTGGAGGCCCTGGGAGAAGCTGTGAGCCTTTTTGGATCATCAGCCACTTTGGTTTATTTACACTGTTGTTCTCCTGAAAGTTACCTGGCCTGGTAGAAAATTTGCAGTGAGAGGAGCCATTTCTGTCTGAGAGGAACCAAGGGTCCTTGTTACTATAGGAGAAGTAGTCTGTACTCTCACCTTGATCAGCAGTTACATCATTTTCTCACACATTTAGGAGTTCTATCTTTGATTTCCATTTAAAGGTAGGGAGCATTTTTCTCTTGCAAATATTCTCCTTCTTCCTAACCGTCTCCCTGAAAATTccaatggggggatccctgggtggctcagtggtttagcgcctgcctctggcccagggcgtgatcctggagtccccggatccagtcccacgtcgggctccccgcatggagcctgcttctccctctgcctgtgtctctgcctctctcgctctctgtgtctctcatgaataaataaataaataaataaaatcttaaaaaaaaaaaagtgaaaattccGATGGGAATTTCCAAATGCTCATTACTTGTTGTCTTGATAGGTAATCAtagatgaattaataaagaaattgGACATGAATTTGAATGAAGACATCAGTTCATTGTCCACCGAGGAGCTCCGGCAGCGTGTGGATGCAGCTGTGGCTCAGATTGTCAACCCAGCCCGAGTGAAAGAACAATTGGTTGAGCAGTTGAAAACTCAGATCCGAGACCTCGAAATGTTCATCAACTTCATCCAAGGTCAGAGGAGGGGATGGGAAGAGAAGGTGGACAGATGCCCTAATAATTATATGTAATCCAAGTACTGATACCTAAAGGTGCCAGTTCTTGATGGACTACATAGGAGGTTTGATCACTCAGTAAAGGAGGCAGCATggtagaatggaaagaaaagagattttattttattttttttaagattttattttggggacatctgggtgtctcagttggttacacatctgccttcagctcaggtcatgttcctaagaccctgggatcaagtcccacatcaggctccctgctcaggtgggagccaccttctccctctcctcttcctcccttctcgtgctgcgcccacacacacacacacacacacacacgctctctctctctctctctcttgctctctctctcaaaaataaatagggcagcccgcgtggctcattggtttagcaccgccttcagcccagggcatgatcctggagtcccggaatcgagtcccatgtcgggctccctgcatggaacctgcttctccctctgcctgtgtctctgtgcccctctctctctctctctctctgtctcatgaataaataaaaataaaatcttaaaaaaaaaaacgaaaataaataaattattttataaataaataaatattttacttttaagtaatctctacacccagcgtggggcttgaactcataattccaagatcaagagttacattctcttccaactgagccagccaggcaccccaagaaccaaatagttcaaatcccagctctgccacttcctgGCCTCGGGTCCTTGAGTAGATTCCTAACTTCTTTAACCCCACTGTCCTCACCCATGAAAGGATGATTCATGCTTCcatcattcagcaaatatttattgagctagTAAATGTTCCATACAAATAAGATGGTATTTATAAAAGTCTTATCATGTGGTAGGCACTAGGAAATActctttttcctgttctttgtAACTTCCGATTGCAGATGAAGTGGGAAGCCCGTTGCAGGCCGACAGTGCACACTGTGAGTGCAAGGCCAGTGGGAAGACAGGAAGTGGCTCCACTAGAACTGGCAGCAGCAGACTGCCTCCAGGAAATAGTAAAAGTAAGTACAGCTTCTAGAATGGGGGAATCTAGAGAGAGAAGCACTAGATTAGTGGTTTGCCTTGGGCTTAAGGGGTTGGAGAGAGTGGAAATGGGAAATGGTAGcagtacagggtttcttttggggatggTGGGTACACAACTCTAAGTCTACTAAAAGTCACTGATTTATATACTTTAATGGGttaattgtatggtatgtgattTAGATCTCAATAGAGCTATAATTAAAACAGTTAAGTCCAGTAACATCCTAGGTGGCGTGGCTCTTGGCTTCATGTGGGACCCATACTGTAACTCAGAAGCAAGACTAGAACTCAGCTCATAACTTGTTGAATGTACCTCTGTGCACATTATGGCCCCAACTAATGAGTCATTGCATTTTCTAAACAGCAAAGGCAGAAGATGTGAAGAAGGTTCAGGAGACAGGGCTGCAACTCATGCGGCGTGCTCTGGCAGTGCTCCAGATCTTTGCTGTTAGCCAGTTTGGTTGCGCCACGGGCCAGATCCCACAAACCCTGTGGCAGAGGGGCCAGGCTGACAGGGACTACTCCCCCTTACTGAAGAGGCTGGAGGTATCAGTAGACAGAGTGAAGCAGCTAGCCTTGAGGCACCAGCCACACGACCACGTAATCACCTCTGCCAACCTCCAGGACCTCTCTCTGGGAGGCAAGGATGAGCTGACCATGGCTGTGCGGAAGGAGCTGACAGTGGCTGTAAGGGACCTGCTGGCCCATGGGCTCTACGCCTCCTCACCGGGGATGAGCCTTGTCATGGCCCCCATTGCTTGTCTGCTGCCAGCCTTCTCCTCGGCCCCCGAGGCCATGCACCCATGGGAGCTCTTTGTAAAGTACTACCATGCTAAGAACGGCCGAGCTTATGTGGAATCCCCAGCCCGGAAGTTGTCCCAGTCATTTGCCCTGCCAGTTATGGGAGGCACCGTTGTGACCCCCAAGCAGAGCCTACTGACAGCCATCCATGTGGTGCTAACAGAGCACGACCCTTTTAAACGCAGTGCAGACTCAGAGTTGAAGGCCTTGGTGTGCATGGCACTGAATGAGCAGCGTCTTGTGTCCTGGGTGAACCTAATCTGCAAGTCAGGATCACTCATCGAGCCCCACTACCAGCCCTGGAGCTACATGGCACACACAGGCTTCGAGAGCGCCCTCAACCTGCTCAGTCGCCTCAGTAGCCTCAAGTTCAGCCTCCCTGTGGATCTGGCTGTGCGCCAGCTCAAGAACATCAAAGATGCCTTTTGATGAGACTGTCCTGGCCCTACACCAGCACCTTCCTCAGTAGAGTAGGGGTAGATGGTTAGTCTTCTAGGATAGGAACAAAGAGTAGGAGGAGGGGTTAAAGACAATTTCCCTAGCCAAATGACTACAAAGTTTGTTTTCCCCATCAACTGAGCATCTCAGAGATGCTGGAGACCCTCTTGTTCAAAGGTTCCACCCTGGTGTATAACACATGGGCACATATATTTGAACttaggtaaataaaataaatcaactaTGGCATACAGTTAATGGACCACCTTGTTGTGCCACATCTGCTTTTTACAAAACCCAGGTTTCTCTAACCATTCTCTTTATGGTGATGAGTGACAACATAAGTGAATTGTTGGTCCCAGAAGACATTCAACTCAAGGCTCCTGTCAGTCAAGCTGAGAGCCCTATTCCTTCACTTGGAGCAGGTTTGAGAGTCATAAGGCCAGAATTTAAATTCCTTTATGAATACTAATGCCCCTTTCTTCCTGACCCTGAGGTAAGGAGAGGGTGTATATGTTCCATAGTTGCCTCTAAAACTAGAAATGGGGATATCTGAGAACAGCATTTCTGAGGAAGTTCACAAGTTGATTTTGATGTGAGCCCTTTTTTGTGGGTAAGAACTGAAATCTGTTCCTGACAAGGTGATCCTCTTCACAGCACCGACAATGATCTTTGGGTTTAGAGCTGGTTATTTATGAGTAATGACAGCCATTATTCTGGTACCACGTCCTCTGGCATATACCCTTTCCCATGCACACTTCCCACCAAGGCGCTGACACGATCTTATTGGAAGTAAATAGGCTAGAGGTATACTCCTCAAGAGATTCCTTGCCACCCAAGTCAAGTGTGAATGGGAATACACTTTAATGATCAGCAGCAACTCCTCCCAGGGTTGTGATTCCACTTGGCCTGGAGGATGGATGATGGAGGAGGTCTGATCACACAGTAGGTATTACAGCGGGGGTAGAACAATAGCAGATCACTGTCAACATACAAGGGACTGAACACTTCCTTTCAAAACTGACTCTAGAGTGATCCTATTTGGTCTTCAGTATTTTAGCCTTTTTAGTTCATATTTATCAGCTTGCATATTGCTCCAGGACTGACCAAAGATGGGCAAAGTGTATCACTTTCTGGAAAACCAAATGGGATCTCAATACTACTGATTCAGCATTGTTTCATGTATTAATTGCCAGCTGCACTTTGTGTCTGCACTATTACGTAGtgcattttaacttaatttttttcagcaacaTGTTATTTAAGGTGTATAATTGATAATTCATTAGAATTAGTCCCTCCCGCTGTGTGAAAcaggataaatataaaatgtggaaaatgatATATCTGTGGTTGCTAATAAAATCATAGTATTTTATGTAGCTTCTCAACAAAGACTTTAGAGACTCTTGGCTTTCATTTATAAGTCTGTCTGCATTTTTAGCCCATCTTATCCAGATCAATATTTCCTTGAGTGATGTCTGGCACTTGGCCTTTCTGCCTCTTTTTGGCCCTCTACCCTGGATCAGCTCAGCTTTGGTGGTGTTTTCTTTCCCCCGGACATTATCCTCCCATCTTACCCAGGCCTATGGTCTCATGCCCACAGCACATCTCCCCATACATGTCATTTTTGGAGcttgcatttttacttttaaatatttatttattagagagtgagacAGTGTGCCAGGGTggggtgcaaagggagagggaaagagagtctcaagcagactccacacagcacagagcctgacctggagttcaatctcaggaccccaagatcatgacccaagctgaaaccaagagtcagacacccaaccaactgcaccactcaggcgcccctggagCTGGCAGTTTTAAGTCCAGATATCATTTAGGGTGGATGATAACTGCCATAGTTCTATAGCACAGCCCTGGATCA
This window contains:
- the RUNDC1 gene encoding RUN domain-containing protein 1, whose protein sequence is MAAVEASAEPVKVVAAVGPEAKDEDEEEEESLPPCEAVRWAPVGAVAEAGPGTAAFSEEAAAEEPGAAPGSPPDSPGRTLRRLRAERRRLDSALLALSSHFAQVQFRLRQVVRGAPAEQQRLLRELEDFAFRGCPHVLGYGGPEDPASDDGDGLPGDRPRLRSENQSEQEKRERLETQREKQKELILQLKTQLDDLETFAYQEGNYDSLPQSVVLERQRVIIDELIKKLDMNLNEDISSLSTEELRQRVDAAVAQIVNPARVKEQLVEQLKTQIRDLEMFINFIQDEVGSPLQADSAHCECKASGKTGSGSTRTGSSRLPPGNSKTKAEDVKKVQETGLQLMRRALAVLQIFAVSQFGCATGQIPQTLWQRGQADRDYSPLLKRLEVSVDRVKQLALRHQPHDHVITSANLQDLSLGGKDELTMAVRKELTVAVRDLLAHGLYASSPGMSLVMAPIACLLPAFSSAPEAMHPWELFVKYYHAKNGRAYVESPARKLSQSFALPVMGGTVVTPKQSLLTAIHVVLTEHDPFKRSADSELKALVCMALNEQRLVSWVNLICKSGSLIEPHYQPWSYMAHTGFESALNLLSRLSSLKFSLPVDLAVRQLKNIKDAF